GTGTTGCACTTTCAACAAATACGAAAACGTGacgtaaaacaaaaagtaaaaaaaaaacgaaaacaaaaagtcaaagaaaatgaatagaaaatggaaatggcaaaaTACAAGTGTGACTGTTAGTCTGCTATTATAGTAACAAGTCCATACAACGGCAAACAAATATCTATGTATGTCCATGCACCAAGAGAGCAATGTGTATGGTGATGATATTGAAGTAGTTTGTTTcgttacatatttattttctcattTCGTGTATTTGTGGTGGTctgtttcttatttttttgtttggcaacGCAATTGGAATTTCTTTACAATATTGTTTTTGATCCTTAGGCagaatgcaaatttttatttgatgatttgtttttgtcttttctAATTTTCATTGATATTTTGGGAACTCATTCGTGTGTGGGGTTTTCAAGTTTCGCcgatatacataaaaaaaatgacaatGAAATAGCTATAAAACGAtctaatttaacatttaagcTAAAATAGTTACGAATGATGCGccaaaaaattgcaaactgCGAGCAAAACGATAAAACTGAgaataccgaaaatactaaaaccaaaaaaaaaacataaaagatCGATTATCAATTACATTGATATCTGCAGTCAGTTCAAGAATTATCGATTAACGATTTCGTTTACAATTTCGACTGGTATCATAGTTAAGCTAAGTAACTGCTGACACAGGCACATGAATTTtctaatttcgaattttttgtTGGTCTCCCCACAGTTTTGTTGTTCAGGTATTCAAATAATGTACTTGTGTATTAGCCTTTAAAGACTAAACTAGAATGATTTGAAATAAGGAAATTTACAGATATCTAAGCTAAATTCCTAAGACAAAACGATTCCACCTAAGACACCTTTTGTAATGACTAAATTTATAGGGCAaggcaaaccaaaaaaaaaaaaaaaaacacaataagataattacaaacatacataatGAGAGAAATAGTAACAGTTAGTGGTAGACTATTATATTACACATGGTGAATAAGCGAGAGTGGTGAGATTCGATCAACAACTCTGTGCGTGCATGTTTTGTACTTGTTTTTGTAACTACTTGATGAACTTGATCgtaaaataatgaaatcaatCTGATAtggagcaaataaaaataaaacaaacatgggagtaaataaaacaaaatacatagcATTGATGTTAGAGATCTGACAAATGAAATCTAAGTGCATAAGACgattaataattgttatttggtgaatttggtgaattttgtttttgattttcaacTTGGCttttgttcgttcgttcgttaaGCATAAATTCTAATACGAggtatgtatgtgtatctaCTTTACAGTGGCTCACAGCTAGTATCGATAATATGGTAATCTTAAACGTAAACAAAAACGTAAAACCAAGCAAACCAAGATAGAGTAAACAAAACTTATTTGTATGtagtttaaataatacataatagacaaaaacgcaaaaaaagagaaaaaactatgcaaaataaccaaaataaaaccaaaattgaGACTGTAAACATGCAACAAATTGACGCAGAGAATAAGATGAAAAATAAAGCTTATAAACTAACTCTTAACTcgtaaaaaaaccaaaaaaaaaaaaaatctcagATGAATAGGCTACCTACATAAGTTCGTGTAAGGATTTCGTTGATGGAACAGCAATTTCTcgaatactttttaaattatattattcgTTTATTGCAATTGTTCTTCGATACAGATAttgtatttcttgtttttctcaTCGATTTTCAAGTTcttttttgcactttgcatGGTTAGaaatacaaacacatacacccacacaccgaatacacacacacacacaagcattTTCGttaactatgtatgtatagatGAATGTAAGGCGCGACTAAGGTTATTTAAGAACTAAAATACatagttgttttatttattatggaCATCTAAGcattaaattaacttaaaatacaacaacataAGCAGGCTAAGAAGTGCTAAGAATTCTCATACTTGCTTTAAGTGTGAATAGTTTTAGCGTTAACTGTAGCTAAAAGCAGCCAAACAAAATTcaccacactcacacacataggCATACATGTACATTTAGAAACATTCAACTTATAAACCAATTGTAACGGTTTTTAGACGTATAAGTGTTGCGAATTGTGTAAAAATGTTTTAgactcatacatacatacatatgtatttaatttatttaacactcttacacacccacacacacactggcagtatatacaaattacatgAGATGTTTTTTGGGTCATTTTTTTCTAGACTTTTTCTACTTGTACTTTTTAGAGATAACATTAGAACCGAAACAGGTAAAAAAAGCGttaaatgcattaattatGTGTAATGAAGATGAACAGAAaagttacatacatacatagaaacaacaaaataagaaagtaattgaaatacatacatacttacatacatatagaggCAAGAGAAACGGTTAGAAAGAGAGGAGAGAACGAAAAGTTGCAAGGTTTTAGTTTACGGTaaacttaatgaaattttttataatgtatttatacatacctaaatttaaatttttaattaattttttaatgtaatacgAACACAGTGCCTAAGTaatatcaaaaacaaaacaaaaaagaacaagaaaaaaacaaaatacaaaacgagtaataagcaacaacaatgcaagtaagtgaacacaaaaataactgtCAAGGACATTGTTACTaaaaacatacacataaaaataatgattgattgatttaaacataaaaggaacgaaacaaagcaaaacattcaCAATGCGACAACAAAATTTAGCAACAAATTCAAGCAACTAACTAAGCACATACGATACGATACattaacgataacgataacagCCCGATTTGCATAATTGTATAAATGTAACTGACATAATTACACTCCTCCCCCCAAGAAACAAGAGATGCTAACTAagctaaatataaaacaaaaactaaataaaaataccatactaataaatataacaacgTACCCCCTACATACGTCTCTCGAtcatacaaattattatataaatatatacatacatatgtgtagaAATTTGACGATCTTTAATTGAGTGCATAAGTTAATTGATTTGTTGTccaaattctatatatatagacgATATATATAGAGAACTCTAGGCATTTCACATATGTAGTCTAAATGACATCAATTGCAAGttgaatatttgatttattattattattatatgaacAACAATTGGTTCACATATTGCATTGGcaccacaataacaacaacaactacaaaaaagagaagcaaagcaaagccaatTGAAAGATGCAGAAGAGAAATCAAGTATAtcgataatttaatttctataaattcaagttcaaatttcaattgtttattcgtttacaaaataaaaaacaattactaaaaatacacgaaatgaataacaaaaaaatttctaattatgtttaaaaattaatgtagtttgtaaaaaaaaaagttttaagcaaaaagaaaaccaaaaaaaaacaaatactttgaatatatatacataaattgcaAGTAAATAGAATAAATGTCACTCACTCTTTTTATTTAACCTGCATTGATAATTCATTCATTGGCACCCGATATTTGGAAATTGTTTTCCTTGCGGTTCTTCTTCGCTTGGGAATTCTCTTTAACTCTTTTTTCGAACCTGTTCTTAACAAAACTTAATATTCTAAAGGAACGATATCCGAATTTGTGTTTAACAAACTTATTCTACTCTTGGATATAACTTTCAAAATTTAGTTGTGTTTGAATatgtttcaaattattttccTTCCACTCTTGAGTGCTACGATGTATTTTGCGGCCAATGTCGTGAAACCTGTTCACTTCGGTGGATGGATTCTGCTGGGCATCCATTTAACAGCGTGTTCTCTAGCTACGGGCTTAGTGTACTACTATATGACTGTATAGTACAATTATTCAGTAAATTGTAAGTTGTCTGCTCAAATCTCGAGTCTTTGACTTAATTCCTTATACTCCCATTTTAGCGCTAGTGGTTCAATGGAAGGAAAAGCGCTGGAGTgaatgtatttgaaaaagatgtatatgtttattttgaaaatcgtaaataaattaatgaacatttgaaagttaaaaaataaacataatatgTGATGTTGTGATGTGAGTGGTGCTCAAGTCCCCAATTGCAGTTATCAAGATGAAACGAACTTGGTTTGGACTTGGTGGTTGGCTATGCGAGTTACTAGTATAACTACATATCTATGATGAACCTTATAACATGATGATGACTATTTGGCTAGGCGCCGTCTTGTGGTTGGTGTGGTGGGTGTGCCAGCTGGCGGTTTTGGTATCTGCAAATAGAACCGATGAAGTGTTATATATACCAGCGTTAATTTAGAATTCTCGGGCTTACCGAACGTATGGGCTTCGGTGTGAGTGAGTTGGCTGGCGGTGGTTCACGTGGTTGTGGTCCATCAGGATGTCCTACGACAGTCACAGCGACCGGTCTTTGCTCCGAGCCGACACGTTCGATGCTCTCGCTGCGTGAATTGGAGCCGGATCTCTTGAACATGCCGGACAAACGATTACGCAAATCCTTCTTGCTCGACCTCATATCGCTAGCTACGCTAAGATCTGAATCAGATCCTTGAATCTACGGATAGAAGGAAGGAGCTTAATTAATTGACTGATTTGTTTATGGACTGCTGTTGGCTTACCGATATTTCACTCTCGGAATTGCGACTGCTTTTCGTCAGACTGCGTAGTTTACCCATGAggctcttcttctttttgcgcGGTCCACGTGGCAAATCACTTTGTGTGGAACCGCCTGACAATCGAGAATCGAGCCGTGCGTCTAGACTGGAGTCCCTCACCAGGCCACCAAGTTCAGAGTCAATGGACTGCATAGATGAGACGCTGCCATCATCCTGCCGCCAAATATTCTGCAAAATCAACCAAATTAGGAATATCCCATTCTAGGTTCTTAGCTTTGGTGCTTACCTGATCCCGTTGAATGGAGTGATCGAGGGAGAGACTCTTGCGTATCAAACTGCCATTGGAAGAGTTGCGTGAGATGCGTCCACCACGCTGAGATCCCGCCGCACTTGCCACAGAGCTGGTGCTGCCATGGTGATCGTTCTCTTGCGATGCGGCGCGACGCAAATTACCGCGTCGCATGCGGCTACGTTCCTGCTCGTCCTCGGTAAGGCGCTGGAACTTACGCAACTCCTCTGAGGCTTCGGCCAAGCGGGCCAGCACACTGGTGATCTGGGAGCTGCTCAACGTGGGCGAGGGACTGCGACTACGTCGCACATTTGCCTGCTCGGGACGCAGCGTATGTTGATCGCCGTACGACGACGATGCATTGCGTGCTCCGGAGGCGCCGCCTACGATTTTCAGATCAGGTGCAATCTTTACCAGCTCGTCGACGGTCTGCAGAAGTGCGCCTACTTTACGCTCGCCGCCATCCTGCTCCATACGACGCTTGATCAACTCCTTTTCATAGCGTTCGCGCTGTCAGCAAAGGAAAgagaatttaattcaatatgaTAAAGGGATCTCGGATGTTGTTACTCACCTCGCGTCGCAGCTTCTCGTTGGAGGTGCGCAGCTTGGCATGCACATCTCGCAGTTCCAGCAGATCGCACTGCAGCTCCGCTATCTTCTTGCGTCCTTCCTCCATTTCCTCCTCCGTGGAGCGTTTGGTCTGGTCCAGTTTACGCTTGGACTCAAGTCGTTCCTTGTCGCGTTCGCGCTCCACTTCGAAGAGCGTTTGGCGCAGATCGCGTGCCAGCGTTGAAGTCTCCTGCAGCAGACGTTGCTGATCTTCGCGCTCCTTTTGCCAGGACAGCTCCAGTTTCGTCTTCATGCCGGGCAGCTTGGTGCTGCCGGACCCGATGACACGCTCCTCCTCGAACTCGTTTAGCTTGGATTGCATCTCGGAGATTTTAATTTCGTTAGCGCTGCGCTCGGACACAAGCTCCGTCTTCACCTTGCTGGACTCCAGTCGCGACTCGACCAACTGATCCTCCAGGTGACCAATCTGCAGTGATAAAAGCTGGGTAAGTCTCTAAAAACTTTAGTAGGTGAAGCTGCCTCATTTACCTGTTGCTCCAGATAAGCAATCTTGCttttgtcatcgtcatcgctgCTGTGCATTGAGCTGCGACTCTGGCGTCCTGTATTATTAGCTTTTAGATCACCGATCTTCTTCTGCGCCACCTCAAGCATCTGCTTGAATGCATCCCGATCTTTTTTGAAGCGTTCACATTGACGCTGAAAAGCAGTTACAACTTTAGTAAGTTTCTTAGGGCGAATTCGTAAATTGAACTCACCTGCATGGAAGTCAGCTCGCCACTCAGATTCTTCACTTGCTGCTCATAGCGCAGTCGGGTCGAAGCCACCTCAGACTTGAGCTGCAGCTCGGATGCTTGTAATCTGCAAGAAAAAAGGTCCATCAATTTCTTTCTGCATTCCCTATGCTTTCTTTACTCACTGCGTCTTAAGTTCCTTGATCTCGGCCTCTCGCCTGGCGCCGTGTCCATTGAGCGAGGATTGCGCCTGTTCGATGCGATTAAAGTCGCTCAGTTTGCTGTTCAGATCATCGTTATCCTTGCGCAGCTGAAATACTAGATCAATATTCATCTCGTTCTCCCGACGCAAACGCTCATACTCGTGCTCCTTCTCGGCGAGCTTATTCTTGAGCATGGAACGTTCATGTtcgctgctattgttgttgcccgcCTTCAAGGCCTTGAGCTCAAGTTCGTGGATCTTTTTCTGCGACTCGTTCAGCTTGCGAGCCATGTCGGTGCGCTCAATGCGTATGGTGTCCATCTCGGACAATTTGTACATTGCCGAGTTTAGTTCTGACTGCAGGCTCTGCTTCTCTGTGGTTAACTGGGCCCGCATTAGAATTGTTTCCTCTGACAGTTTCTCCCAGTGATTATTTAGATCCTCGTAGCGTTTCTGCTCGCCACTCAACGTTGTCTGCGTCTCTTCTAGCTGCTTTTTGAGCTCCTGTACCTGTTTGCTGTCCGATTTGCTGGACTTGGCCTTCAGTTCCTTGATGTCCTTCTCCAGGGATGTCTTTGTTTTCTCTGCAGCCTTCTTGGCACTTAGCAGTTCGCTGTCTAGCTGTGTGATCTTCGATTCAAGCTTCTCTCTTTCCTTGGCCTGCTTCTCAGAGTCCTTCTCCAGGCTGGATACCTTCTCCTTCTCACGCTTGTGCTGCGATTCTAGGGAGGATTTGCTAGTCTCACTCTGCTTCAGTTGCGCTTCCTGCTTCTTTAGTTTTTCCTCATGATCCTTGAGCCTGGCCATAAGTTTCTTAACCTCATCGTCGCTACCCTTAAGCTTCTGTTCCAGTTCCTTggtcttgctgctgctgccattaaGCTGCTTCAAACGCTGCACGTCTCCCTCGGCCAACGCTAGTTTCTGTTTACACTTTTGCAGTTCCTCCTCCAGCAATTCCTTGTTCGTCTGCAGGGTTTTTAGTTGATTGGCACCACAACTACCGACCAGCACACGCATCTCACTGATCTCATCCTCTAGCTCTTCTACCCATTTCTTCAGATGACTCTTTGGGGTCAGATCGTTAACTCGTTTTGGCGTTCGGGTTGGTAATTTGCCATCTGCCTCTAGCTGCATGCGCTTGACTCGCGCCGTCAGTTCGTCGCGTTCTCTTTGCGCCAGTGCCAGAGCATCCTTGAGCTTGGGCAGCTCCGCTTCGACATTCTTCTCCACCGAACTGGACTTACGGAGCGTCTGCATCTGTAGACGCTTGTTCTCCTTGGTCAGCTTTTCGTTCTCGGTCTCCAGCGATGTTAGTTTGCTTAACTGAGCACGCATCGTTTCCGCACTTTGCTCCTTTTCCTGCAGGTTTTTGCGGAGCACAGCCAACTCCTCATTCAAGCTCTTGAGCTTCTTTTCCGCCGCACTTGTGGAGGAACCACCAAGGCTGAGTAGCGATCCTTTGCTGCCATTGTCCTGTCGCAGCTTCGACTGCAATTCACGCACATATTTCTTTGACTCCGCATTCTCCTTCTCAAGATCCTCGACTTTTAGGCGCAATATCGAAGCCTCCTGTTCATTGAGCTCGAGCAGAATGCGCAGCTCGGCAGGATCGTCCTCATCGGAGATTCCCTCATCACGATCGGCGTGCACCTCGGGTGCCAAACGATGAGCATGGGGCGCAGGACTTAAGCGGCGAGCTACAGTTGAAAAAGAGTTatgtgttatttatatttttacagcAGGTTTTAATTAATAGCATGCTAATGCTGGTTAGATACTTTTCTTGGTTAGTCGCAATTAAAAGTCGCGGGTTAGTCACAGTTTATGAGCAGCCGtaaaaaaatggcaaagatTATCGGCTGATTAAGCGCATGAGAATTTTATGTTAGTTTAACATA
This DNA window, taken from Drosophila nasuta strain 15112-1781.00 chromosome 2L, ASM2355853v1, whole genome shotgun sequence, encodes the following:
- the LOC132798200 gene encoding myosin-1 isoform X3, coding for MHHLYPSLKGDQLCPLGFHPQTRYPTRCKRCFRDYKEHGARRGGDEVAASSPNLSDAQSSRPSSRTWTSTQNLTSANGNNSNDIVVHFNVELKKRPQSWASTPDIDETVENSASSSSLVAKRPSSVALGSRPVDDHNVAVTLKLPVPPRRHTTALDINEVEQTLTQGRVTSSPSKTSSIPDELVILSTDSLAERVRKMNLLKKQRSLNSRENSRERSVPRRDEDTEPPPPPDRPERSKSGTSLNQQTELKRASLPPKKVASTTAASSVSTTSSTAAASVTPKPAVSNPLPTLSETKVTASSSSSSSSSTRRKETEVNNSNHNSSSSSINSSKELKRQTLPAATSPSIGATAAATLKDQMATLRTELEAMKTRAERAEREKSDILLRRLASMDTASNRTAASEALILQQKLNDMKEQLDRVSEDKRKLNQRMKELEHKESQSELKRKLQAAEQICEELMEENQSAKKEIINLQAEMDEVQDTFRDEEVKAKTNLQKDLEKATKNCRILSFKLKKSERKIETLEQERQSTFNAELTAKVKKLEEELRFSSELTRKLQTEAEELRNPGKKKAPMLGVLGKSTSADAKITRESLTRGGSQEDPQHLQRELQDSIERETDLKDQLKFAEEEAELMRKKVTRFEDENESLMMQLKKMATRSRTRRLSPAPHAHRLAPEVHADRDEGISDEDDPAELRILLELNEQEASILRLKVEDLEKENAESKKYVRELQSKLRQDNGSKGSLLSLGGSSTSAAEKKLKSLNEELAVLRKNLQEKEQSAETMRAQLSKLTSLETENEKLTKENKRLQMQTLRKSSSVEKNVEAELPKLKDALALAQRERDELTARVKRMQLEADGKLPTRTPKRVNDLTPKSHLKKWVEELEDEISEMRVLVGSCGANQLKTLQTNKELLEEELQKCKQKLALAEGDVQRLKQLNGSSSKTKELEQKLKGSDDEVKKLMARLKDHEEKLKKQEAQLKQSETSKSSLESQHKREKEKVSSLEKDSEKQAKEREKLESKITQLDSELLSAKKAAEKTKTSLEKDIKELKAKSSKSDSKQVQELKKQLEETQTTLSGEQKRYEDLNNHWEKLSEETILMRAQLTTEKQSLQSELNSAMYKLSEMDTIRIERTDMARKLNESQKKIHELELKALKAGNNNSSEHERSMLKNKLAEKEHEYERLRRENEMNIDLVFQLRKDNDDLNSKLSDFNRIEQAQSSLNGHGARREAEIKELKTQLQASELQLKSEVASTRLRYEQQVKNLSGELTSMQRQCERFKKDRDAFKQMLEVAQKKIGDLKANNTGRQSRSSMHSSDDDDKSKIAYLEQQIGHLEDQLVESRLESSKVKTELVSERSANEIKISEMQSKLNEFEEERVIGSGSTKLPGMKTKLELSWQKEREDQQRLLQETSTLARDLRQTLFEVERERDKERLESKRKLDQTKRSTEEEMEEGRKKIAELQCDLLELRDVHAKLRTSNEKLRRERERYEKELIKRRMEQDGGERKVGALLQTVDELVKIAPDLKIVGGASGARNASSSYGDQHTLRPEQANVRRSRSPSPTLSSSQITSVLARLAEASEELRKFQRLTEDEQERSRMRRGNLRRAASQENDHHGSTSSVASAAGSQRGGRISRNSSNGSLIRKSLSLDHSIQRDQNIWRQDDGSVSSMQSIDSELGGLVRDSSLDARLDSRLSGGSTQSDLPRGPRKKKKSLMGKLRSLTKSSRNSESEISIQGSDSDLSVASDMRSSKKDLRNRLSGMFKRSGSNSRSESIERVGSEQRPVAVTVVGHPDGPQPREPPPANSLTPKPIRSIPKPPAGTPTTPTTRRRLAK
- the LOC132798200 gene encoding myosin-11 isoform X2, encoding MHHLYPSLKGDQLCPLGFHPQTRYPTRCKRCFRDYKEHGARRGGDEVAASSPNLSDAQSSRPSSRTWTSTQNLTSANGNNSNDIELKKRPQSWASTPDIDETVENSASSSSLVAKRPSSVALGSRPVDDHNVAVTLKLPVPPRRHTTALDINEVEQTLTQGRVTSSPSKTSSIPDELVILSTDSLAERVRKMNLLKKQRSLNSRENSRERSVPRRDEDTEPPPPPDRPERSKSGTSLNQQTELKRASLPPKKVASTTAASSVSTTSSTAAASVTPKPAVSNPLPTLSETKVTASSSSSSSSSTRRKETEVNNSNHNSSSSSINSSKELKRQTLPAATSPSIGATAAATLKDQMATLRTELEAMKTRAERAEREKSDILLRRLASMDTASNRTAASEALILQQKLNDMKEQLDRVSEDKRKLNQRMKELEHKESQSELKRKLQAAEQICEELMEENQSAKKEIINLQAEMDEVQDTFRDEEVKAKTNLQKDLEKATKNCRILSFKLKKSERKIETLEQERQSTFNAELTAKVKKLEEELRFSSELTRKLQTEAEELRNPGKKKAPMLGVLGKSTSADAKITRESLTRGGSQEDPQHLQRELQDSIERETDLKDQLKFAEEELKRLRSKASRQRSQLNRGTQTGDMLAIPMAFPRATQTVVIAQADAASNTPILPATIELGTQTLVVDCSEIATQTHLELNTRRVSVERESSPFMSLFTPTTSTRAAQHANSLLFPSAISHVLLAGASAARRLSPAPHAHRLAPEVHADRDEGISDEDDPAELRILLELNEQEASILRLKVEDLEKENAESKKYVRELQSKLRQDNGSKGSLLSLGGSSTSAAEKKLKSLNEELAVLRKNLQEKEQSAETMRAQLSKLTSLETENEKLTKENKRLQMQTLRKSSSVEKNVEAELPKLKDALALAQRERDELTARVKRMQLEADGKLPTRTPKRVNDLTPKSHLKKWVEELEDEISEMRVLVGSCGANQLKTLQTNKELLEEELQKCKQKLALAEGDVQRLKQLNGSSSKTKELEQKLKGSDDEVKKLMARLKDHEEKLKKQEAQLKQSETSKSSLESQHKREKEKVSSLEKDSEKQAKEREKLESKITQLDSELLSAKKAAEKTKTSLEKDIKELKAKSSKSDSKQVQELKKQLEETQTTLSGEQKRYEDLNNHWEKLSEETILMRAQLTTEKQSLQSELNSAMYKLSEMDTIRIERTDMARKLNESQKKIHELELKALKAGNNNSSEHERSMLKNKLAEKEHEYERLRRENEMNIDLVFQLRKDNDDLNSKLSDFNRIEQAQSSLNGHGARREAEIKELKTQLQASELQLKSEVASTRLRYEQQVKNLSGELTSMQRQCERFKKDRDAFKQMLEVAQKKIGDLKANNTGRQSRSSMHSSDDDDKSKIAYLEQQIGHLEDQLVESRLESSKVKTELVSERSANEIKISEMQSKLNEFEEERVIGSGSTKLPGMKTKLELSWQKEREDQQRLLQETSTLARDLRQTLFEVERERDKERLESKRKLDQTKRSTEEEMEEGRKKIAELQCDLLELRDVHAKLRTSNEKLRRERERYEKELIKRRMEQDGGERKVGALLQTVDELVKIAPDLKIVGGASGARNASSSYGDQHTLRPEQANVRRSRSPSPTLSSSQITSVLARLAEASEELRKFQRLTEDEQERSRMRRGNLRRAASQENDHHGSTSSVASAAGSQRGGRISRNSSNGSLIRKSLSLDHSIQRDQNIWRQDDGSVSSMQSIDSELGGLVRDSSLDARLDSRLSGGSTQSDLPRGPRKKKKSLMGKLRSLTKSSRNSESEISIQGSDSDLSVASDMRSSKKDLRNRLSGMFKRSGSNSRSESIERVGSEQRPVAVTVVGHPDGPQPREPPPANSLTPKPIRSIPKPPAGTPTTPTTRRRLAK
- the LOC132798200 gene encoding myosin-1 isoform X4 is translated as MHHLYPSLKGDQLCPLGFHPQTRYPTRCKRCFRDYKEHGARRGGDEVAASSPNLSDAQSSRPSSRTWTSTQNLTSANGNNSNDIELKKRPQSWASTPDIDETVENSASSSSLVAKRPSSVALGSRPVDDHNVAVTLKLPVPPRRHTTALDINEVEQTLTQGRVTSSPSKTSSIPDELVILSTDSLAERVRKMNLLKKQRSLNSRENSRERSVPRRDEDTEPPPPPDRPERSKSGTSLNQQTELKRASLPPKKVASTTAASSVSTTSSTAAASVTPKPAVSNPLPTLSETKVTASSSSSSSSSTRRKETEVNNSNHNSSSSSINSSKELKRQTLPAATSPSIGATAAATLKDQMATLRTELEAMKTRAERAEREKSDILLRRLASMDTASNRTAASEALILQQKLNDMKEQLDRVSEDKRKLNQRMKELEHKESQSELKRKLQAAEQICEELMEENQSAKKEIINLQAEMDEVQDTFRDEEVKAKTNLQKDLEKATKNCRILSFKLKKSERKIETLEQERQSTFNAELTAKVKKLEEELRFSSELTRKLQTEAEELRNPGKKKAPMLGVLGKSTSADAKITRESLTRGGSQEDPQHLQRELQDSIERETDLKDQLKFAEEEAELMRKKVTRFEDENESLMMQLKKMATRSRTRRLSPAPHAHRLAPEVHADRDEGISDEDDPAELRILLELNEQEASILRLKVEDLEKENAESKKYVRELQSKLRQDNGSKGSLLSLGGSSTSAAEKKLKSLNEELAVLRKNLQEKEQSAETMRAQLSKLTSLETENEKLTKENKRLQMQTLRKSSSVEKNVEAELPKLKDALALAQRERDELTARVKRMQLEADGKLPTRTPKRVNDLTPKSHLKKWVEELEDEISEMRVLVGSCGANQLKTLQTNKELLEEELQKCKQKLALAEGDVQRLKQLNGSSSKTKELEQKLKGSDDEVKKLMARLKDHEEKLKKQEAQLKQSETSKSSLESQHKREKEKVSSLEKDSEKQAKEREKLESKITQLDSELLSAKKAAEKTKTSLEKDIKELKAKSSKSDSKQVQELKKQLEETQTTLSGEQKRYEDLNNHWEKLSEETILMRAQLTTEKQSLQSELNSAMYKLSEMDTIRIERTDMARKLNESQKKIHELELKALKAGNNNSSEHERSMLKNKLAEKEHEYERLRRENEMNIDLVFQLRKDNDDLNSKLSDFNRIEQAQSSLNGHGARREAEIKELKTQLQASELQLKSEVASTRLRYEQQVKNLSGELTSMQRQCERFKKDRDAFKQMLEVAQKKIGDLKANNTGRQSRSSMHSSDDDDKSKIAYLEQQIGHLEDQLVESRLESSKVKTELVSERSANEIKISEMQSKLNEFEEERVIGSGSTKLPGMKTKLELSWQKEREDQQRLLQETSTLARDLRQTLFEVERERDKERLESKRKLDQTKRSTEEEMEEGRKKIAELQCDLLELRDVHAKLRTSNEKLRRERERYEKELIKRRMEQDGGERKVGALLQTVDELVKIAPDLKIVGGASGARNASSSYGDQHTLRPEQANVRRSRSPSPTLSSSQITSVLARLAEASEELRKFQRLTEDEQERSRMRRGNLRRAASQENDHHGSTSSVASAAGSQRGGRISRNSSNGSLIRKSLSLDHSIQRDQNIWRQDDGSVSSMQSIDSELGGLVRDSSLDARLDSRLSGGSTQSDLPRGPRKKKKSLMGKLRSLTKSSRNSESEISIQGSDSDLSVASDMRSSKKDLRNRLSGMFKRSGSNSRSESIERVGSEQRPVAVTVVGHPDGPQPREPPPANSLTPKPIRSIPKPPAGTPTTPTTRRRLAK